The genomic region GAACTCGATATAGGCCAGATTGATGAAATCCGTGCCGCTGTTGTTAATGAACAGGTTTCTCTGCTGTCCCCAGGTGTCCTCTACGAGGTCAAACCTTATAACCGCCTTCAAGAACTCGCTCCTTGTATGGGTAATTGTGAGGCGGAACCTCTGGTCGAACCAGCCGTCGTACTGGGCGTTTTCGTGCCCGGGAAGGCGGGTTGTGTCCTCGAGCTTCTTGTCGAAGTTGTACTCGCTCCAGGCCCTCACCCGGTACTGGCCCTCGAACGTGGTATCCGCCGCAAAGGCGGAAAGGGCCGTCGCAACAAAGATGATAGATACAGCTGCTACTAATACTTTTTTCATATAAACCTCCTAATATTTTGTTTTTAAGATGAGTGTAAAAATGAATACATCACCCTCAAATTTTATCAGTATTCTACAATAGTAAAAGGGATTGTCAAGAATAAAATTAAAGTATTTTAATATTTCACTCGGGCCGCTAAATAACTTTTGAGGGAGATAAAAAACCTTGACTTTTATGAACTATTTGGCTATAATGCCAAATAGTAAAATAGAAGGAAAAAGCAAGGCAAAAAGTCCAAAAGGGGGGGATAAACGTGGACGAAAAATCGAGAGAGAGGTTCGCCAGGCTCGAGATCAGGGCCTCGATGCTCAAGGCGATCGCCCACCCCACGCGGCTCTTCATCCTTGACGAGCTCTCCGGCGGAAGGAGGTGCGTATGCGAGCTGACCGAGATGATCGGGGCGGACATATCAACCGTCTCGAAGCACCTCGCCGTTCTCAAGGGTGCCGGGATAGTCAGGGACGAAAAGGAGGGTCTCAAGGTCTATTACAGTATAGCCATTCCCTGCGCCCTCGACTTCTTCGGCTGCGTGGACAGGGTAATAAAGAAAGAGGCGGAAGCCCGCCTGAGACTCGTCTCCGGTGGGAGCGAGTGATCACATGAACAGCGAAACCTCAATGAAAAACCTTTATAAAAGGAATCAAAGACAATATGGGACCGAATGAAAAATACAAAATCGAGGGGAAGATACTCTTATTAATGCTGGCGGTCTTTTTCGCCTTTCATTTTCTCCCGCTGGGAAACGCCCGCTTCGACAGTGCCGTCATGGAGGCGTTGTATCTGACCAAGCTCTACGCCAGGGAGCACGTAGTCATGTGCCTCCTTCCGGCCCTCTTCATCGCCGGGGCGGTGACCGTCTTTCTCAGCCAGAACGCAGTGATGAAATATCTCGGCGCCGGCGCAAAGAAGGTCGTCTCATACGGCGTGGCGGCGGTCTCCGGCTCCTTCCTGGCGGTCTGCTCCTGCACGATACTCCCCCTCTTCGCAGGGATTTCGAGGGTGGGGGCAGGGCTGGGGCCGGCGACGACCTTCCTTTACTCCGGCCCGGCGATAAACATCCTTGCCATCGTCCTTACGATGAGGGTCCTGGGTCTCGAGATCGGGATAGCGAGGGGGGTGGGGGCGATCCTCTTCAGCGTCATTATCGGCCTCGTCATGCATTTCATATACAGAAGGGAGGAGGCGGAAAAGGTGAAGGTCCAGGCGGCGATGCCGGAGCCGGAGGTAACGAGGCCTCTTTACAAGAACGGGCTCTTCTTCCTTGCCATGATCGGGATTCTCGTCTTCGCCAACTGGGGGAGGCCGGAGGAGCCCACGGGCGTATGGGGTTTTATCTTTTTTAACAAGTGGGCAATCACGGGAGCCTTTTCCGTTGCCCTCTCTGTCGTCCTCGTTTTGTGGTTCGGGGCTTCCTGGTGGAAGGTGGCGATCGCGGCCGTGGCGGTCGTCGTTTTTGCGTTCGCCCTTCCCGACCTTCCGATAATCTCCTTCAGCGTTGGGATTGTCGGACTCTCGGCGATAACCGGAACGGGCGACGCCGAGGCGAGGGGGTGGTTTTCATCCACATGGGACTTCACGAAGCAGATTCTCCCCCTTCTCTTCGCCGGTGTGATGATCGCCGGCGCGCTCCTGGGGAGGCCGGGGAGCGAGGGGCTGATACCGTCTTCGTGGATTGCCTCGGCTGTAGGGGGAAACTCCCTCGGCGCGAACCTCTTTGCGGCCGTATCGGGCGCCTTTATGTACTTTGCGACGTTAACCGAGGTTCCGATCCTCCAGGGCCTGATGGGGGCGGGGATGGGGAAGGGGCCGGCCCTTGCGCTCCTGCTCTCAGGGCCTGCGGTGTCTCTGCCGAACATGCTCGTCATCAGGAGCGTGATGGGAACGGCAAAGACGCTTATATATATTATATTGGTAATCGTCATGTCCACGGCGGCAGGGATGATTTACGGCACACTCTTTTAAATAAGTTTATGAAAATAACTTGAGGAATATGATATGAAAAAGCTTCAGATTCTGGGCGGGGGCTGCGCAAGGTGCGAGACGCTTTACGAGATGACCGAGGCCGCGGCGAAAAGGCTCGGGATTGAATACGAGATGGAAAAGGTGACGGACTTAAAGAAAATAACTGACTTCGGCGTGATGACCACCCCGGCCTTGGCCGTCGACGGCGCCGTCAAGGTCGCGGGGAGGATGCCGACGGCCGACGAGATCGAGGCGATGATCGGGGGGTGAAGGTGGTTGGCTAGTTCCGTCCGCTTTCTTTTAAATTGAGGGGTAAATGGAGGGATTCATATCAATGATATGCCGGTCCTGAGGAGTCACTGCTTATATTCATTAATGAGGTTTCTTATCCTAATTCGGAAACGTGATTTAATCCAATGTCGGCAAACAGGATTTCGCAAAAGGAGCCGCTTCTGTATTGATGGAATCAACTTCGCTTTGCACTTCCTCGGTTTTCCGAGGGGAAGCCTACCTTCCTAAGGCAGGATGACAAGGATTGAGAAAAACCTTACGGGAGGAGATCAAAGGGCCATCAGTGTTTGCTCTCCTTCGTGTAGTCCTGGCTGGCCCTGGCCGTGTACTTGTCCATCTGTTCTTTTAGAAGCATGAGAAGCGATCTCGCGTGCTCCGGGCTCATCTGGACCATGACCTCGAACTTTTGGATAACCTCGGTGTTGCCGGACATGGTCTCGGCGGGATTTATAAAGGCCTTCCCGAAGGCTATCGTGACGTCGAAGGGGGAGGTGCTGATATTCAGCAGGTTCGAGTAGTAGATATTGACGCCCTCTTCATCGAACTTCCTGACAAACTTTGTTTCGGTTGCCATCGCATTTTACTCCTTTTATCCGTTGACCTTTTAATCCAATTCGATTCTTACAAGACTCCACTGAATAATAGTCCACGGCCATCGAAAAATCAAATCAAAAAAAGGGGGCGGTTTTTCCCCGCCCCCCTTTAAGAGGAGACGAAACTTTTAAACTGGCTCATTTGAGCCCGAGGGTCGGCCTAATCCAGATCCACCTCCGTCTTGCACTCCCTGCACTTCTTCGCCCCGCGAAACAGCGCGTATCCGCACTCGGGGCAGTTATAGCGCTCCTCCTCCGCATTGACCCAGGCCTCGGTTCCCATCTCCCGCCATTGGGGGACGGCCCTTAAGATCACCTTCTTCCCCACCGGGATGGGAAAGTTGTCGATATGCTGGCAGGGGAACTCGTCGCACTGGTGGCACCCATCGTATTTCCTCTCCCTCGTGCAGTCCTTGATGGGGCAGCTCCTGCAGTAGACAAAGGGCTCGGGGGAGAGACAACCCTCGCACCGGATCTCCTCCACCGGCACGCCGTAGACCCCGGTGAGTATCTCCTTGAACTTCTGGTTGTTGTCCCTGTGGGCGATGTAGATGGCGCAGACGCCGCAGTAAAGGCCGCACGGGGCAAGCAGGTTTTTATTCACAGACATTTTATCTCCTTTCAAAAAAATATCAAAAATTATCCATCCAAAATATCTAAAGTCTTAGACGCTCGGAGACGCCCTATATTTCATTTAAATCAAGCTATTTACTGCCGCCCATGACGCTCTCTTCAAACAGCCCCGCCACGACGTCGGTGAGCTTCAGGATGTAGCCCCGTATCTCCTCCTGTGTCCTCCCCGGGTACCTGGCGTAGCTGATCATGTTTCCGTTGAGCGCCGCGAAGAGGGCGTGGGAGATGGTACGGCTGTTCTTCGGTTTTCCATCGGGTGAGATGGCGATCACTACCTTCTCGATCATGTCAATCAAATCCCTCATTATCGGGTTCAGCCTCCCGGTCGCCTCGAAGGAGAGCTTTCCCGCCAGCATGAAGTGGCCCATCATCAGGTAGAAGGAGAAGTTGTCGTTGAGATAATTAATGTATACCTTGCAGAGCCTCCTCAGGGAGCACCCCTTATCCGTCAAGCACTCGCTATCGATGATCTCCTTTATCTCCTTTACGCTGGCGACAAAGACATCCATAAAGAGGTCGTCGATGTTCTGGTAGTACCGATATATCGTGCCGGGGCTCATCCCCGCCTCCTTGGCGATCTCCCTCACCGTGACGCTCTTGTAGTCCTTCTCGGCGAAGAGCTTGAGCGCCGCCGAGAGGATCATCTCCCGCCTCACCTCCCGCTCCTGCTCCTTCAGCTCGTCGTAGGGCGTCGGCCGCATTTAGGTCTCCTCACTCTTTTGAAAAGTTAAAATTTAAGTTGACCACGCACTTCTCTCCCTTGTGCTTGAGGCATCGGGAGAGGTCGGGGGTGCGGGTGTATTTCAGATCCATCGCGTCGAACCACCCCTCGATCCGCTCGAAGATACCGCACTCGTACTCCCCTATTACCCCCGCCTTCGTCATTCCGTTGAAGGCGAAGCAGTCGAACACCTCAGCCACGACAGTGCCGTCGTCGTTAAACGTGAAGGTGAAATTCATGAAGGGCGGAACGAATATCTTCATACCCTCCCTGTAAATCTCCTCGAGCTCCACCATGTTCGTCGGGGGCTTGGCGCCGGCCGCCTTCATGTAGCGTTTGAACTCGATTTTCCCCAGCGTCCTGCATACCCTGAGGTTCATGGGGCTTGCCTCCGCCATCCCGAGCTTGGCCGCCGCCTCCCCGTACCAGAGGGCGTCGTGGGTCATCCAGTTCCTAATGAGGATGTCCCTCAGCTCCTCCCCTTCCAGTTTTTTCAGTTCCATATCGTTTTTCCCTCGCATAGTCCTTTATATGCCGGCTATCTCTTGCGCGATCCCCTCCTCCACCCCCCTGCCACTTATACGGACTCCCGGCGGAGAGCGGTTTCAGGCACTTCCCCCATTCGGCCCGGGCGGGGATGGCTAACGGCACACCCCCCTTATCCGGTCGATGTCGGTTTTCGGGCTTCCACGAAAGCCAATATTTAATAGAAAACGGCCAATATCCAATAGAAAACAACCAACAGCCAACAACCGATGACAAGTTGGCGGTGGCCCCTTAGTCCGCCGCCTTTCCCCCCTCGTGAACTTCCCACATGTCCTCGTCGGTGAAGCAGCGCTCCGCGACGTCCGGGTTCATGGCGTCCCGCTCCATCTCCCTCCTGTTGTAGGGCTGGTTCAGTATCTCGTCGTAATACTCGTGCTGGATGAGGAGGCTCATGATCTCCGACGTCCCCGTCCAGATCATGCAGAGGCGGAAGTCCCTGAGCGCCCTCTCGATCGGGTATACATCGGTGTAGCCTATCCCCCCCATGACCTGCATGGCGTTGTTGACGATGTCCCAGCCGGCTTTCGTTGCGAACTTCTTCGCCTCGCTGACAATCCTCCTGACGTTCGGGTAGTCGTTGTCGATGGCCCGCCCCGCCAGGTAGCAGATCCCCCTTGCCGCGTCGAGCTGGGTTACGGACTCCGCTATCAAGAAGTTGACCGCCTGGAACTTCCTGATGAGCCTGCCGAAGGCGGCGCGCTTGTTGGTGTATCTCAGGGCGATATCGAGGCTCGCCCATACGGCGAGGCATCCCGCGGCCGACGTCATTCTCTCCGGGATCATCATCTGGTTGAAGCATAAGGCTCCACCGTGAAGCTCCCCGACCAGGTTTTCTTTTGGAACCTTTACGTCCCTGAAGACGAGACGCCCGGTGCCGCCCCCCCTGCATCCCATAAGCCCGTACTGGTATTCCGTCTCCACCCCCGGCCCCTTGTCCACGATCAAGAGGCTGATTCTGCTGTACTTGTGGGCGTCCGGGTCGAAGTTCGTCCTGCAGTAGACGAGGAAGAAGTCCGCCTCCACCGCCCCCACCACGAAGCGCTTCTGGCCGTTCAGTATGAAGTGATCCCCCTCGAGGACCGCCTTCGTGGTGGCGCCGAAAAAGTCGGAGCCGCCCCTCGGCTCGGTCAGCGCCTCTGCGGAGACCAGTTTCCCTTCGAGCATCGGCTTCAGGTACTTCTCCTTCTGCTCATCGGTGCCGAACTTGTCGAGCGCCTCCCCCACGATGGAGGGCATCGAGAAGGCGCACCCCAGGGCGATCCCGAGACACCCCACCTCCTCCAGGGCGGCGATCTCGCCGACCCAGCTCATCCCCCTTCCCCCCCACTCCTTCGGAAAGCGCGTTCCGATGAGGTTGTGCTTTGCAAGGTTTTCCACGAACTCCCTCGGGTAGCTTATCTTGTCTTTGTCCATCGACCTCAGAAAGTCGGGGGTGACCTCTTCCCTCGTGAACTCCCGCACCTCGTCCCTGAAGGCCTTTTCCTCTTTTGTCAGAATGAAATCATACATCTTACATCCCTCCTTAAAAAGATCCTCTATATATTTAATTCAGCTATTTTTGAGCCTTGAGAATAGAACCAACCGTGAACAATGTTAATTTTATTAAACAGCGTTTATTCTGTCAAGTAAAAAGGGACAAATCGTCATTTTTTGCGCCTCGAATAAAAAAGGGAGTAAACAACGGCGGGTCTTCTAAAACGATTGCTTTCACCGTAAAACTGTGGTATCTTCAATCTTCGTTGAAAACTGGGACTATATTTAGAGGGTGTCGATCTTGGTAAAAGGTAAGGGGGGTAGAGGGGCGATAAGTCTCGTGACGCCCCTCGGCGATGAAGACGTAAGGGCGCTTAAGGCGGGGGATTCTGTCCTTATCTCCGGTGTGGTCTACGGCGCCCGGGACGCCGCCCACAAGAGATTGGTCGATTTGATCGATGCCGGCGATCCGCTCCCCTTTCCGGTTGAAGGGGGTATCATCTATTACGTCGGCCCAACACCGGCGCCCGAGGGGATGGCAATAGGCTCCGCGGGTCCTACAACCGCGGCGAGGATGGACAAATACGCGCCGGGGCTCTACTCCCTGGGGCTCAGGGGGACCATAGGAAAGGGTGAGAGGGGAGACGAGGTAAAAAGGGCGATCGTGGAGAAGGGTGGAGTCTACTTCGCCGCTACGGGGGGTGTTGGCGCGCTTTTGTCCCGTCATATACAGTCGGCCAAGGTGATCGCCTACGGGGAGCTCGGCCCGGAGGCCCTTTTCGAGTTTGAGTTTATCGATTTCCCGGCGGTCGTTGCGATCGACTGTCACGGAGGCGATATTTTTACAATCGGCAGGGAAAGATATGCGATATAGTCCCGATATGAACTGCTCATGGTTTAAAGCGAGAAAACAGCCTCTATGAAAGATTCATTTAAGGGGAAAAAGGCCCTCATCACCGGGGGGTTGGGCTTCATCGGGAGCAACCTTGCAATAAGGTTGGTGGAGCTCGGCGCCGACGTGACCCTGACGGACGCCATGCTCACAGACTACGGCGGAAACCTGTTCAACATCGAGCCGATAAGGGAAAGGGTAAGGGTGAATTTCTCCGACATCAGGGACAGAAACGTCATGAATTACCTTGTCCCGGAGAACGACTATATTTTTCACCTGGCCGGGCAGGTCTGCCACGTGATGAGCCTCACCGATCCGTTTCCCGACATCGACATAAACATCAAGGGAACAGCCGTCGTAATGGAGGCTATAAGGAGGCACAACCCAAAGGCGAAGGTGGTTTTTTCCGGCACCCGGGGGGAATACGGGCCGGCCGCCTCCCTTCCGGTGAACGAGGAGGCGCCGACGAATCCTAAGGGGATGTACGAGCTGTCTAACCTCACCGCGGAAAAGATCGTCAAGCTCTACAACGACACCCATAATATAGCAGGGGTCATGCTCAGGATAACGAACACCTACGGCCCCCGGGGGCAGATGAAGCACTCCCGCTTCGGCGTGGTGAACTGGTTTGTCCGCCTCGCCCTTGACGGAAAGCCCATCACCGTCTTCGACACAGGGGAGATGATCAGAGACTTCCTCTACGTGGACGACTGCATAGAGGCGATCCTGATGGCCGCGGCCTCCCCGAAGGCCGCCGGCGAGGTCTTGAACGTGGGAGTCGACAATCCTCAGACCATCCGGGAGATGGCCGAGACGATTTGCGGGATAACCGGAACGGAGATCAAACTTGTCCCCCCCACGCCGGAGAGGGCGGTGCTGGAGCCGGGGAATTTCTACTCTGACATCACCAGGATCAGAAACATCCTGGGATGGGAGCCGACCGTGGGTCTTAAAGAGGGGCTGACGAGAACCGTGGAGTACTACAGGAAGAACAAAAAACACTACTGGTAATATAGGATAAAAGATGACGGATTTAAGAGTATCGCTTATCGGAGCTGGAGGATGGGGCTCAAATGTCTTGAGGGCGCTCACAAGGGTTGAAGGGGCAAGCCTCGTCTCCGTATGCGACATAAATCAGAAGAAGATAAAATCTCTATCGGCCCAGTACCCGAGCATATCCTTTACGGGCGACCTAAAGGATATCGAGAGGGACGGCTCGATCGACGCCGTCGTAATAGCCACGCCCTCTCCCACCCACGCGGAGATAGCGAAGTCCTTTCTCGAATCGGGGAGGGCGGTCTTCGTGGAGAAACCGATGGCGGTAAGCCTCGAAGACGCCCGGAGGCTCTACGAGCTTTCCACGGCG from Candidatus Zymogenus saltonus harbors:
- a CDS encoding winged helix-turn-helix transcriptional regulator; protein product: MLKAIAHPTRLFILDELSGGRRCVCELTEMIGADISTVSKHLAVLKGAGIVRDEKEGLKVYYSIAIPCALDFFGCVDRVIKKEAEARLRLVSGGSE
- a CDS encoding permease yields the protein MGPNEKYKIEGKILLLMLAVFFAFHFLPLGNARFDSAVMEALYLTKLYAREHVVMCLLPALFIAGAVTVFLSQNAVMKYLGAGAKKVVSYGVAAVSGSFLAVCSCTILPLFAGISRVGAGLGPATTFLYSGPAINILAIVLTMRVLGLEIGIARGVGAILFSVIIGLVMHFIYRREEAEKVKVQAAMPEPEVTRPLYKNGLFFLAMIGILVFANWGRPEEPTGVWGFIFFNKWAITGAFSVALSVVLVLWFGASWWKVAIAAVAVVVFAFALPDLPIISFSVGIVGLSAITGTGDAEARGWFSSTWDFTKQILPLLFAGVMIAGALLGRPGSEGLIPSSWIASAVGGNSLGANLFAAVSGAFMYFATLTEVPILQGLMGAGMGKGPALALLLSGPAVSLPNMLVIRSVMGTAKTLIYIILVIVMSTAAGMIYGTLF
- a CDS encoding TM0996/MTH895 family glutaredoxin-like protein, producing MKKLQILGGGCARCETLYEMTEAAAKRLGIEYEMEKVTDLKKITDFGVMTTPALAVDGAVKVAGRMPTADEIEAMIGG
- a CDS encoding DUF3467 domain-containing protein — translated: MATETKFVRKFDEEGVNIYYSNLLNISTSPFDVTIAFGKAFINPAETMSGNTEVIQKFEVMVQMSPEHARSLLMLLKEQMDKYTARASQDYTKESKH
- a CDS encoding DUF3795 domain-containing protein; this translates as MSVNKNLLAPCGLYCGVCAIYIAHRDNNQKFKEILTGVYGVPVEEIRCEGCLSPEPFVYCRSCPIKDCTRERKYDGCHQCDEFPCQHIDNFPIPVGKKVILRAVPQWREMGTEAWVNAEEERYNCPECGYALFRGAKKCRECKTEVDLD
- a CDS encoding TetR/AcrR family transcriptional regulator yields the protein MRPTPYDELKEQEREVRREMILSAALKLFAEKDYKSVTVREIAKEAGMSPGTIYRYYQNIDDLFMDVFVASVKEIKEIIDSECLTDKGCSLRRLCKVYINYLNDNFSFYLMMGHFMLAGKLSFEATGRLNPIMRDLIDMIEKVVIAISPDGKPKNSRTISHALFAALNGNMISYARYPGRTQEEIRGYILKLTDVVAGLFEESVMGGSK
- a CDS encoding acyl-CoA/acyl-ACP dehydrogenase — translated: MYDFILTKEEKAFRDEVREFTREEVTPDFLRSMDKDKISYPREFVENLAKHNLIGTRFPKEWGGRGMSWVGEIAALEEVGCLGIALGCAFSMPSIVGEALDKFGTDEQKEKYLKPMLEGKLVSAEALTEPRGGSDFFGATTKAVLEGDHFILNGQKRFVVGAVEADFFLVYCRTNFDPDAHKYSRISLLIVDKGPGVETEYQYGLMGCRGGGTGRLVFRDVKVPKENLVGELHGGALCFNQMMIPERMTSAAGCLAVWASLDIALRYTNKRAAFGRLIRKFQAVNFLIAESVTQLDAARGICYLAGRAIDNDYPNVRRIVSEAKKFATKAGWDIVNNAMQVMGGIGYTDVYPIERALRDFRLCMIWTGTSEIMSLLIQHEYYDEILNQPYNRREMERDAMNPDVAERCFTDEDMWEVHEGGKAAD
- a CDS encoding fumarate hydratase C-terminal domain-containing protein encodes the protein MSLVTPLGDEDVRALKAGDSVLISGVVYGARDAAHKRLVDLIDAGDPLPFPVEGGIIYYVGPTPAPEGMAIGSAGPTTAARMDKYAPGLYSLGLRGTIGKGERGDEVKRAIVEKGGVYFAATGGVGALLSRHIQSAKVIAYGELGPEALFEFEFIDFPAVVAIDCHGGDIFTIGRERYAI
- a CDS encoding NAD-dependent epimerase/dehydratase family protein, giving the protein MKDSFKGKKALITGGLGFIGSNLAIRLVELGADVTLTDAMLTDYGGNLFNIEPIRERVRVNFSDIRDRNVMNYLVPENDYIFHLAGQVCHVMSLTDPFPDIDINIKGTAVVMEAIRRHNPKAKVVFSGTRGEYGPAASLPVNEEAPTNPKGMYELSNLTAEKIVKLYNDTHNIAGVMLRITNTYGPRGQMKHSRFGVVNWFVRLALDGKPITVFDTGEMIRDFLYVDDCIEAILMAAASPKAAGEVLNVGVDNPQTIREMAETICGITGTEIKLVPPTPERAVLEPGNFYSDITRIRNILGWEPTVGLKEGLTRTVEYYRKNKKHYW